DNA from Variovorax sp. PBL-H6:
GACCGAGAAGATCAGCACCAGCCCCAGCCCGGCCAGGAGATAGACGGCGCCGTTCGCCAGGCCGTCGATGCCCAGGATCAGTGCCACATCGGGTGTCATTGAAGAGTCCTCCGCTTCATTCCGCTGCCGCTCGCGGGCTTCAGTTCGCGAGCTTCCACTGGCCGTTGTCGAGCTTCACGATCACGCGTGCGCGCTCGTCCACGCCGTACAGGTCGCCCGGCTTGAAGTTGTAGACGCCGTGCGTGCCCACCACCTCCTTGGTGCTGGCAATGGCGTCGCGCAGCGACTGCCGGAACTCCGGCGTGCCCGGCTCGCCCTTGGCGCGCGCCGCAGCGTTGGTGAACACCAGCCAGCCGTCGAAGGAGTAGGCGGAGAAAGCGTCGCTGGTGGGCGCGTTGTTGACCTTCTGGAAGATGGCGCGGAAATCCAATGCGATCTTCTTGGTCGGGTAGCCGTCCGGCAGTTGCTCCGCGACGATCACCGGGCCGGTGGGCATCAGCGCGCCCTGGCCGGCAGCGCCGACCACGCGCACGAAGTCGGGGTTGATCAAGCCGTGCTGGCCATACATCGGCCCCTTGAAGCCGCGCTCGCTCAGTGCCAGGAAGGGCAGCGCGCCCGGCGTGCCGGCGCCGCCGGTCATCACCGCGTCCGGCTTCATCGCCAGCAGCTTGAGCACCTGGCCGGTGACGGAGGCATCGGCCCGCGCATAGCGTTCGTTGCCCAGCACCTTGATGCCGGCCGCGGGCGCCGACTTCATCAGCGCGTTGTAGACCAGGTCGCCCCAGGCATCGGAGAAGCCGATGTAACCCACGGTCTTGACGCCGTCCCTCTTCATGCGCTGGACCACCGCGTCGATCATCAGCTGCGTGGGCTGCGCGACGGTGAAGACCCATCCGTTCTCCGCGGGGTCGAGCTGGATCGGTGTGAGGCCGATCATCGGCACCTTGGCATCGCGGCCCACTTGCGCCATCGCGATCGCGGCCGGCACGCCGGACGTGCCCATCAGCACATCCACCTTCTCCTCGTCCACCAGCTTGCGCGCGTTGCGCCCGGCGGTGGTCGGGTCGGAGCCGTCGTCGAGCACGATCAGCTGGATCTTGCGGCCGTTGACCTCGCTCTTGTAGGCGAGCGCGGCCTGCATGCCCTTGGCGTAGGGAACGCCCAGCGAGGAGTTCGGCCCGGAGAGCGAGACGCTGAGCCCCACCTTGAGATCGGCCGCGAGCGCGGTGATCGCGAATCCGGCGGCCAGGGCCGTGGCCAGCGCGCTGCGCGCCAGGGTCTTCATCAAGCTCTTCGTCATGTCGGGGCTCCTCGAGGGTGGGTGGAATGGGTCAGATGAACAACTGGATGGCGTGCAGCGCGCGGCCGGCATTGAGCAGGTCGATGCGCTTCTGCCGAATCAGGAAGCCCTCGCCGTGCCGCACCAGCAGGTGGCGGCAGGTGCCGGCAAGCAGCAATTGCTCTTCGCCGCGCGCTTCCACGTAGATGAAGGGCGTGGAGAGCGAGAGGCCGGCCTCGTCGTCCTGCTCGATCACCGAGCGCTGCAGCACGTGCTGGCAATGGCTTCGGGGATGCTGCGAGTGGGCGCGAGGATTCTTCAGGCGCTCGATGCGAAGTTGCAGCAGCAGCCGGTCTTCATACGCGATGGAGTTGTGCGAGAGCGGATCGGCCTGCGCGGCGCCCTGCAACGGCACCCAGTAGTGGCCATCGTCGGCGAAGAGGGCGAGCCACTCGTCGAAGCGGCCGGCATCGAGCAGGGCCGCCTCATGGGCGACGAAGTCCTGCGCCTCTTTCATGCAGAGGGCTCCGTCATGTACCTGGCCCAGGCGCGGAACTGGTTGCGCATCAGCAGCTCGTTGGTGCCGTTGGTGCTGATCGTGTCCTGGGCAAGCTCGGCCGGATCGAAGTTGCGATGCAGGCTGACCCATTCGTTGCCCTCGGCCGCCAGGCCGCGCTGCATGCTCTCGAACAGGTGCACGTCGTCGTGCGCCACGACCGACATGGGGGAGAAGACCAGCCGGTTGTAGGTCATCGCGCGCTCGAAGAGCAGGTCCGGCGCGCCTGCCGCGCGGAAGCTCCAGGCCTCGATCAGCGTGCGGTTTGCGGCCAACGGGCGAATCACCCGGATGGCCTGCGGTGAGCCCTTGACCGAGAGACTGGGGAAGAGCACCGAGTTCTGCGGTGAGCGCTGCAGGATTTCCATCGCCCGCTCCGCGCCGTGTGCCTCGCGCATCGCTGCCTCGTAGTCAGGCATCTGCGCGTAGTTCGAGTGGATGCTGAAGTTGATGCCCAGGACGCTGTGGCCATTGGCGAACACGCGCCCGCCCATCTTGTCGAAGAAGTCGTAGCCCGAGCCGAAGGGCAGGATCTGCTCCATCGCCATCGGCTTGGGCTCGTCCGGCGAGCGCCCCTGCCACAGCGCGTCGGCCGCCTGCGTGGCCGACTCGTGCGTGGACATCGGATGCACCGTGTCGTTGATGTTCTCGAGGTACATCTTCCAGTTGCAATGGATGATGTTGCGCAGCACGCCGCCGCCCACGGTGAGCCGGCCCTCGGGCGAGCGCTCCACCATGTTGTCGATCGCGCCCAGCACCTCGCCGAAATAGTCTTCGAAGCCGGGGCCATGATCGGCCAGACGCACGAACACGAAGTCGCGGTAGACCGCCGTGTTCTTCAGCTCGACGAGGCCACGGCCCGATTCGCATTCCTTCAGCCGCGTGCCTTCGTAGCCGGACTTGAGCGGGATCGCAAGCGGCGCGCCATCGAGCTTGTAGGTCCACGCGTGGTAGGGGCAGCGGAAGAACTTGCCCGCATTGCCGCTCTCGTCCGTGACCAATCGGCTGCCCTTGTGCGCGCAGCGGTTGTAGAACACGCGCACCGCGCCGTCGGCCTGCCGCACCATCATCACGGGCCTGCCGGCGAGCTCCAGCGCCCAGTAGTCGCCGACGTTCGGCACCTGGCTCGCATGGCCCACGTAAAGCCAGGTGTTGGCGAAGAAGCGCTCCTGCTCCAGCGCGAACAATTCCTCGCTCAGGTAGAGATCGCGGTGCACGCGGTCCTCCTGGACCAGCGCGCGGATCGCTTCGGGTGTCATGGCTCAACCGTGAGAAATCATGGCACCAGCTTCCACTGGCCCTTCTCCATGCGCACCACCACCACCGCGCGCTTGTCGGAGCCGTAGCGGTCGTCCGGCTTGAAGTTGTAGACCCCGTGCGTGCCCACCAGCTCCTTGGTGCTCACGATGGCATCGCGCAGCGCCGTTCGGTACTGCGGGGTACCGGGCTCGCCCTTGGTGCGCGATGCGGCATCGGCGAGCAGCAGGTAGGCGTCGTAGGTGTAGGAAGAGAAGGCATCGGTCGGCAGCGCGCCGTGCACCTTCTGGTAGGCGCTGCGGAAGTTCATCGACACCTTCTTGATCGGGTTGTCGGCCGGCAGCTGGTCGGCCACGAGGACCGGGCCGCTGGGCACCTGCAGGCCCTCGATCGAGGCGCCGCCCACGCGCACGAAGTCGGCATTGATCAGCCCGTGCGTGCCGTAGATCCGACCCTTGTAGCCGCGCTCGGCGAGGCTCAGGTAAGGCAGCGCGCCGGGCGTGCCGGAGTTGCCGGCAAAGACCGCGTCGGGCCGGCTGGCCATGATCTTCAGCACCTGCCCCGCGACCGAGGAGTCGGTGCGCGCATAGCGCTCGTTGGCCACCACCTTGATGCCGGCGGGCTCGGCGCTCTTCACCAGCGAGTCGTAGGCCAGGTCGCCCAGGGCATCGGAGAAGCCGATGTAGGCCACCGTCTTGACGCCCGACTGCTTCATCTTCTCGACCACGCCCGCGACCATCAGCGGGAAGGGCTGCGACACCGTCACCGTCCAGGCGCCTTCGGGGCCGGGAATGGTGACCGGCGTGGGCGAGATCAGCGGTGTGTTGAGCTCGCGCGCCACGGCGGCGATGGCCATCGCATTGGGAACGCCCGAGCTGCCGATCAGCACGTCGACCTTGTCCTCGGTCACGAGCTTGCGTGCATTGCGGCCGGCAGTGGTGGGGTCGGAGGCATCGTCCAGCACGATCAGCTCGACCTTGTGGCCTGCCAGCGCCGGATGCTCGGCGATGGCGGCGCGAATGCCCTTCTCATACGGAATGCCCAACGCCGAAACGGGCCCCGACAGCGAGCTGATGAAGCCGATCTTGAGATCGGCGGCCGTGGCCTGCGCGGCGGCCAGGGCAATGGCCGTGAGGCCGACGAGACGTGCGATGTTCTTCATGTTCAGGGGACCAGTTTCCATTGACCTTTTTCAAGCTTGACGACGACGCGCGAACGCTCGTCGGAGCCGTAGCGATCGTTCGGCTTGAAGTTGTAGACGCTGTGCGTGCCCACCAGCTCCTTGGTGCTGACGATGGCATCGCGCAGCGCCACGCGATACGCCGGCGTGCCGGGCTCGCCCTTCGCGCGCTGTGCGGCGTCGAGGAACAGCAGCCATGCGTCGAAGGTGTAGGCGGAGAAGGCATCGGTGGGCGCCGCGCCGTTGGCCTTCTGGTAGGCCGCACGGAAGTCCATCGAGACCTTGCGGATCGGGTTGGAGTCGGGCAGCTGCTCGGCCACGATCACCGGCCCCGTGGGCGCCAGCAGGCCTTCGACCGCATTGCCGCCCACGCGCACGAAGTCGGGGTTGATCAGCGCATGCATGCCGTAGATCTGCCCCTTGTAGCCGCGCTCCGAGAGCGCGAGGTAGGGCAACGCGCCCGGCGTGCCCGAGGTGCCGGTGATCACCGCATCGGGACGCAGCGCGACGATCTTCAGCACCTGGCCGGTGACCGAGGCATCGGCGCGTGCATAGCGCTCGTTGCTCACGACCTTGATGCCGGCCGCCGGCGCGCTTTTGGTGAGCGCGTCGTAGACCAGGTCGCCCCAGGCATCGGAGAAGCCGATGTAGCCAACGGTCTTCACACCGGACTTCTTCATCTGGTCGACCACCGCGTTCAGCATCAGCGGGGCGGGCTGCGGCAGCGTGACCATCCATGCGCCTTCCTCGCCCGGCAGGTTGGCATTGGCGATGGAGATCAGCGGCGTCTTCGTTTCGCGCGCCACGGCGGCGATCGCCAGTGCGCCGGGTGAGCCGGCCGTTCCGATGATGACGTCGACCTTGTCCTCGTCGATCATCTTGCGCGCGTTGCGCGCGGCGGTCGATGGATCGGAGGCATCGTCGAGCTGCACCAACTGGATCTTGCGGCCGTTCAACTCGGACTTGTAGGCCAGCGCGGCCTTCATGCCCTTGTCGTAGGGGATGCCCAGCGAGGACACCGGCCCCGACAAGGACGTTATGAAGCCGACCTTGTAGTCGGCGGCCCAGGCACTGGCCGCGCTCAGTGCGCCGATGCCGAGGACGATGCCTGCCAGGGCGCGAAAGGGACTTGGAACTCTCATGACGATCCTTCGGAAGTTGAAGCGGGCCTGAAGATGATTTGTGAAATGTTTAGACCTAAACAATGCTAGCGAGACCTCGGCTGGATGACAAGCGAGACAACGAGGATTCGGGCAAACGAGGGCGCAACGCACCGCTACAGGGCCAGGCTGCCCACGCTGGTGCCGCCGCACACATAGAGCACCTGGCCGGTCACGAAGCCGTTGGCCGGGTCGGCGAAGAAGCGCACGGCCCGTGCCACGTCGGCGGCCTCGCCCAGGCGCTGCACCGGCACCGAGGCGGCGAGCTGGCGTTCTTTCTCGCTGCCGGCTTCCACCACGTCGTAGAACATGTCGGTGCGTATCGGGCCCGGGGCCACCACGTTCACGGTGATGCCTTCGGCCGCGAGCTCGAGCGCCCAGGTGCGCGCCATGCCCAGCATGCCGGCCTTGGTGGCGGAGTAGCTTGTGCGCGTGGCCAGGCCCACCGCGGCGCGCGAGGACATGAGCACGACGCGGCCGAAGCGCTCGGCGCGCATCGCAGGCAACGCGGCCTGCACGAGCTGGATCGCACAGCCAAGATGCAGCTGGGCGAGCGCGTCGAGATCCTCGAGCTGGACCTCGGGCAACAGCGCCGGCCGGATCACGCCCGCGTTGTGCACCACCGTTCGCACTTCGAAGCGCTGCGCCATCTCCTGCGCGGCCTGCGCGGTGGCGGCGCGGTCCATCAGGTCGACCTCGATGTTGAAGAGCTTGGGATGGTTGATCTCGCATCGACGCCGCGCCAACGACACCACCTCGTAGCCTTGCGCGAGCAGGTCCGCGCAGATCGCCTTGCCGATGCCGGCACTGCCGCCGGTGACGGCGGCAACGGAATGCGTGAGGTTCATCGTGGTCTCCTGTTGCGACTCAAGCAGCGTCACCCACCAGCGCCAGCACGCGCAGCGGACTGCCGCTGCCCTTCTCGATCTTGAGCGGCGGGCAGATCAGCACCGCCCCGGTCGGCGGCAGCAGGTCGAGGTTGCTCAGGCATTGCAGGCCATAGCGGCCCGCCCCGTGCATGAAGTAGTGGCAGGGATAAGGCGGCCGCAGGTGGTAGCCCTGTCCCGCATCGGTGCCGATGGCCTCCGAGCCGAAGCCCAGCACCTCGCGCTGCTCGACCAGGAAGCGCACCGCCTCCGTGCTCGGGCCCGGCGTGTGCTGGCCGGTCTCGTCGAAGTTCTGGTAGGCCTCGGGGTCCTGCCGCTTCGACCAGTCGGTGCGCATCAGCACCCACGCGCCCTTCGGGATGCGGCCGTGCTTCGCCTCGAAGCGCTCGATGTCTTCCACGGTCAGGAGGTAGTCGGGGTCGGCTTTCGCCTGCTCCGAGCAGTCGATCACGCAGGCCGGTGCCACGAAGTGCTTCACGGGGATGGTGTCGACCGAATTGTTCGGCAGGTCGCGGCCCGAGATCCAGTGGATGGGCGCGTCGAAGTGCGTGCCGGTGTGCTCGCCGCACGAGAAGTTGTTCCAGTACCAGCCAGGCCCGCGCTCGTCGTACTTCGAGACCTCCTCGATGCGGAAAGGCCAGCACTGGCCCATCTCGGGCGGCAGCGCGATCTGCGGGAACTCGGGCGTGAGCGTCTGCGTGAGGTCGACCACGCGGATGCGGCCCGTGGCCAGGGCGCCGACCAGGCCGCCGAGGATCTCGGCGGTGGACATCAAATCATCTGTCATCGTCATGTTGTGCTCCGATCTCTTTTCCAAGAACACCGCGGAACCGGCTTTGCCGGGCCGCTGGTGTTGCCCCCGGTAGGGGGTGGGCGGCTACACGAAGTGAGCCAACCTGGGGGCGAGCTTTACTCATCCTCCGGCTGCGAGCTCGCGCTCCAGCACCTTGGGGTTGTCACGCCAGCGCTCCAGCCATTCCTGCGCGACTTCGCCCGGGTACACGTCCTCGATGCCTTCGCGCAGCGCCTTGACGATCGCGTTGGCCAGCGCGCTCGGCGTCACCTTCGGCGGCGGCATGTGCTGGTTCCATTCATCGTCGATCGGCCCCGGGAACACGTTGACCACGCGAATGCCCGCCGGTCGCATTTCGGCACGCAGGCATTGCGCCAGCGAATACGCCGCCGCTTTCGAGGCACTGAAGGTGCCGTGCGGCGGAAAGTTCGCGAGCGCATAGATCGACAGCAGGTTGACCCAGGCCGTGGCGCTGGTCACGCCATCGGCCGACCGGCCCTTGAGCGCCGGCCCGAACTCCTGCGCGAGCCGAAGGAAGCCGAAGTAGTTGATGTCCATCTCGGCCTTGGCGACATCGGTGCCGCGGCGCGCGCCGATGCCGAAGGTGCGGTGCACCTCGGCGTTGTTGATCACGATGTCGACCTTGCCGCCGATCTCGCCGGCCAGCTCGCTGACGGAGCGGCCGTTGGTCAGGTCCAGCGGCACCAGCGTCACCTGCGGCAGGGCCGTGATGTCGTCCATCCCGCCGAGCTTCTTCCAGGGCTCGGCATGGCCGACCCACACGATGTCGGCGCCGGCCTTGACCAAGGCACGCACCAGGGCCTGGCCCACGGGGGTCTTGCCGTCGGTCACCAGGGCCTTGCGGAACTTCGGGTCGCTGGTCATCTCGCGCAGCATCTTGTCGTCGGCCATATGGGCACTCCCTTCGTTCGGAAATCCAATGAGGACGGCCTGTCCCGCGCGGTCGAGGCGCGCGCCCACGCGCACGCGGGCCGGCGCATCGCCGACTTCGCCGTGCAGGTGGACCATCAGCGTCGGGCCGGTGTCGAGGTGCACCAGGCCCAGGCGCCAGGGCAGGCGCTCGCGGAAGAACAGGTCGTTGCTGTGGTGCAGCGTGGTGGTGCTGATGAGCTCGCCCTCGCCGGTCTGCTCGCGCCAATACAGGCGCGGCGAGAGGCACTTGTGGCAGGCCTCGCGCGGCGGGTACTGCACCGTGCCGCAGTCCTTGCAGGTCTGCAGCTCGAAGCGGCCTTCGGCGGCGGCGGCAGTCATGCCCAGCGCAACCCGACCACGGGAGCCGGGCGGCAGGTTCATCTGCCGCGTGCGCAGGATCGGGTTCTTGCGCTTGGGGCGCATCAAAGGCATGGTCATGCCGGTCTCCCCAGAATCACGGCGCCGGTGCAGAGGCAGCGGTCGTAGGTGACCATGCCGAAGCCCGCGACCAGGCCCAGCTTTGCATCGGGCACGGTGCGCGCACCGGCCGCATCGGTGAGTTGGCGGATGGCCTCCACCATGCCGAGGAAGCCGCCCGCCGCCCCGGCCTGGCCGGCCGAAAGCTGGCCGCCACTCGTGTTGTTGGGAAAGCTGCCGTCGAAGGTCATGGTGTTCGCGCGCACGAAGTCCGGGCCCTCGCCCTTCTCGCAGAAACCGAGGTCCTCGAACTGCATCATCACGATCACCGGATAGTCGTCGTAGGTCTGGACGAAGTCCAGGTCGGCGGGCTTGAGGCCGGCCTGCGCGTAGAGGTCGTCGCGGTCCTTGCGCCAGCCGCCCTGCACCATCACCGCGTCTTCGGCATAGGCGTTGTGGCGCTCGATGGCGCCGCGGATCACGGCATGCGGCAGGCCGAGGTCGCGGGCACGCGCCTCGCTCATCACGAGGAAGGCATCGGCACCGGCGCAAGGCATGACGCAGTCGAACAGGTGGATCGGGTCGGAGATGGGCCGCGCGTCCATGTATTCGTCCAGCGTGAGGGGCTTCTTGAACACCGCGTTCGCGTTGCGCAGCGCATTGGTGCGCTGGTCCACCGCGATGCGGCCGAAGTCCTCGCGCTTCGCGCCATAGGTGCGCATGTAGTTGGCGGTGATCATCGCGAAGATGGAGTTCGGCCCGCCCGAGCCGTAGGGGTAGCTCGCATCGCGCGCGAAGTTGCTGAAGCTGCCCAGGGTCTGGCGGAAGGAGTCGACGTGGTTGGTGTCGGCACCCACGCAGGCAACGATGTCGGCATCGCCCGCCTGCACCGCACGCGCGGCGCGGCGCAGGCACATCACGCCCGACGCGCCGCCGGTGGGCATGTGGTCCAGCCAGCGCGGCGACAAGCCCAGGTGCTGCGTCACGCCGACCGCCGTGTCGGGCGCGAGCGAAAAGCTGCTGAGGCTCAGTCCGTCGATGTCTTCCTTGGCCACGCCGCTCGCCTTGACCAGCGCTTCGAGCGCCTGGCCGATGAACCAGTGGGCGCTGCGGGTGGAATAGCGCACATAGGGCACGGTGACGGGGACCGCCACCGCGACGCCTTCGTAGGACAGGCGCTTGCTCGTGCGGCTCATGCCTGCCTCTTCTTCATCGCGCGCGTGTCGATGCAATGCGGCTGCCCCGGCAATGCCTGGGCCAGTTCGCGCAGCTGGCCGCGCTGGATCTTCTGCGAGGCGGTGAGCGGCAATGCATCGACGAAGGCGACATAGCCCGGCGCTTTGTAGTAGGCGAGCTGCGCGAGCGCGTGCTCGACGATGCTGCTCGCGATGTGGTCGCGCTCCGAAGCGTCCAGGCCATCTCGCAGCACGATGCAGGCCAGCACCTCGTCGCCGCGCACAGAGTCCGGCGTGGCGGCCACCGCGGAGGTCTTCACCGCCGGGTGCTGGTTCAACACGCTCTCGACCTCCACTGCCGAGATGTTCTCGCCGCTGCGCCGGATCACGTTCTTCTTGCGATCGACGAAGAAGAAGTTGCCTTCGGCGTCGCGCCGCACCAGGTCGCCGGTATGAAACCAGCCACCGGTCCAGGCCTCGCGCGTGGCCTCCTCGTCCTTCAGATAGCCGGAGAAGAAATAGCGCCGCGGGTCGGTGCCAGCGGAGCGCACCAGCAGCTCGCCAGGCATGCCGGCGGGTACGTCGCGGCCTTCGTCGTCCACCAGCCGGATCTCGACGTAGTCCTCCTGGCGGCCGAAGCAGCTGGTGCCCACCTCGCGCGGCTCGCGATGGGCCATGATGCAGGCGCCGGCACCGGTCTCGGTCATGGCCCAGGCCTCGACCAGCGGGAAGCCGAAGCGGGCCTCGAAGGGCGCGTGGTTCTTGCGGTCGACCCCGGCGCCGAAGCCCCAGCGGATCGCATGGTCCTTGTCGGCCGCCGAGTCAGGCGCGGCCAGCAGCATCGCCGGCATCACGCCCAGGTAGTGGACGATGGTGGCGCGGCTCTCGCGCGCGCTCGCGAGCCAGCTCTTCGGATGAAAGCGGTCCAGTTGAACCAGGCAGCCGCCCGCCACGAGCACCACCATGGTCGAGAAGGCCATCGCGTTCATGTGGTTGAGCGGCAGCGGTGTGATCACGCGTTCGGCATCCGGGCGGATGGCGCACACGCCGTCGAGTGCCGCGTACCACTCGCCCGCGCGCAGGAAGTAGGCGTTGCTCAGGATGCAGCCCTTGGGTCGGCCCGTGGTGCCGGAGGTGTAGAGCAGCGCGCACTCGGTGTCGGCGCCGATCGCTTCGTGGGGGCGCGGCGGCGCCTTGCCTGCTGGCGGGACCACGTCCTCCGGCCCCATGGTGTCGAAGGCGACGCCGGCCTGTGCCGCCGCGGCGCGCAGGTCGGCTGCGCGCTCGGGCAAGGTCACCGCCAGGCCGATTTCGCTGTGACCGATCAGGTAGACGAGCTCGGCCGAACGCATCTCGGCATTGATGGGCACCACGCTCGCACCCAGTGCGTTGAGCGCGAACCAGTGCAGCAGGAATGCCGGCCGGTTCTCGAGCAGCAGTCCGACGCGATGGCCGTGGCCCCAGCCTGCGGCCGAGTAGGCGCGGCGAAGGCGCTCGACCTGGGCTGCGGCCTCGCCCCAGCGGAGGGCGCCGGGTGCAATGCCGTAGGCATCGGCGGTCACCGACTCGGTGAACAGGAATTCCGCATCCGGCGTGCGCGCGGCAGTGGCTGCGAAGCATTGGTGGACGGTCGTGTGCATCGCGTCCCTAGATGAAAAGCTGCACGGCTGGCAGCGCCGCGTCGCAGTTGAGCAGGTTCACGCGCTTGAGCGTCATGCGCAGTTGGCCGTCCACTTGCTTGAGATGATGGAAGAAGGTGCCTACGTAGAACTGCAGCTCGTCGGCCTGCGATTCGGTGTAGTGGAACTCCGTGCGCACCACGAAGGTGTTGCCCGCCTCGTCGAACACGTCGACCGTGGGCGTCTGCAGCAGGTGATGGCAGCGGCTCGGCGGCTGCTGCGAGAAGGCACGCGGGCTCTTCAGGCGCTCGATGCGCAGGTCGCGCAGGAGCTTGTCCTCGTACAGGTGCGAGCAATGGTTGAGGCCGTCCTCCTGGTCCGGTGTGGCCGGCACCCAGTAGTAGGCATCGTCCGAGAAAAGCGCGTTCCATTCCTCGAAGCGCCTGGCATCGAGCAGGCGACACTCGTGCACGACGAAGTCGATCAGGTCCTGGCGTGCGATGCTGCTCATCGCATGGTCTCCGTCATGTAGCGGGCCCAGCTGCGGTATTGATTGCGCATCGGCAGCTCGTTGGTGCCGCCGGTGGTGATCTCGCCGCCCTTGAGCTCCTCGGGGTCGTAGTTGCGGTGCAGGCTGACCCACTCGTTGCCGCTCGCATGCAGTCCGGCCTGCATGCCCCGGTAGGCCTGCAGGTCGTCGTGGCCGACCACCGAGAAGGGCGAGTTGATCAGGCGGTTGTACATGGTGGTGCGCTGCAGCAGCTCGGGCGGCGCGCCCTTCAGGCGGAAGGTCCAGCTCTCGACCAGCGTCTTGTCGGCTGCAATCGGCTTGACCACGCGGATCGCCTGGATCGCGCCCTTGATCGTGAGATTGGGGTAGTACACCGTGTTGTGGCGCGCCATGCCCAGGATCTGCGCAGTGCGCTCCTCGCCGTACTTCGCCTTCATCGCATCGTCGTATTCGGGGATTGCCTTGTACTTGCTGTGGATGCTGAAGTGCACGCCGGTAAAGCTGTGGCCGTTGTCGTAGGTACGGATGCCCATGTCCTCGAAGAACTTGTAGTCCGACATGAAGGGCGCGAACTGCTCGATGGCCATGGGCTTGGGCTCGTCGGCCGGCTTGTCGGACCACATGCGCTTGGCGGTACCGGCCGACGACTCGTGCGCCACCATCGGATGCATGGTGTCGTTGAGGTTCTCGACGAACATCTTCCAGTTGCACTGGTGCATGAAGCGCAGGCAGCCACCGGCGATCTCCAGCTCGCCTTCGGGCGACCGGTCGGCCATGTTGTCGATGGAGCTCAGCGAATCGCCGAAATACGCCTCGAAGTCGGGGCCGGCGTCGTTGATCTTCACGAAGATGAAGCCTCGATGGCTGCGCACGTTGCGGAGGGTGGTGAGTCCCTTGGCTGACTCGCATTCGTGCAATTGCGTGCCTTCGTAGCCGTTCTTCAGCGGAATGGCGAGCAGCGATCCGTCGGTCTTGAAGGTCCAGGCGTGATAGGGGCAGCGGAAGAACTTGCCGGTGCTGCCGCAGGGCGCACTCACCAGGCGCGAGCCCTTGTGGGCGCAGCGGTTCATCATCGCGCGGACCGTGCCGTCGGTGTGCCGCACCACGATGATCGGCCGACCGCCGATCTCGTTGCTGATGTAGTCGCCGGGCCTGGGGAGCTGGCTTTCGTGCCCGACATAGTTCCAGGTGTTGGCGAAGAAGTGCTCCTGCTCCAGTTCGAACAGCTCCTGGCTGATGTAGAGGTCGCGGTGCACCCGGTCGTTCTCGACCAGGGCGCGCACCGCCTCCGGTTTGCCTCGATAGCTCATCGTTGTGCTCTCCTTCAGATGTCCAGCACCAGCCGCGGCCCCTTGGCGCGCGAAATGCAGATCTGCATGACGTTGCCGTCGGCCTTCTCGCGCGCGCTCAGCACATAGTCTCGATGGTCGATCTCG
Protein-coding regions in this window:
- a CDS encoding aromatic ring-hydroxylating dioxygenase subunit alpha: MSYRGKPEAVRALVENDRVHRDLYISQELFELEQEHFFANTWNYVGHESQLPRPGDYISNEIGGRPIIVVRHTDGTVRAMMNRCAHKGSRLVSAPCGSTGKFFRCPYHAWTFKTDGSLLAIPLKNGYEGTQLHECESAKGLTTLRNVRSHRGFIFVKINDAGPDFEAYFGDSLSSIDNMADRSPEGELEIAGGCLRFMHQCNWKMFVENLNDTMHPMVAHESSAGTAKRMWSDKPADEPKPMAIEQFAPFMSDYKFFEDMGIRTYDNGHSFTGVHFSIHSKYKAIPEYDDAMKAKYGEERTAQILGMARHNTVYYPNLTIKGAIQAIRVVKPIAADKTLVESWTFRLKGAPPELLQRTTMYNRLINSPFSVVGHDDLQAYRGMQAGLHASGNEWVSLHRNYDPEELKGGEITTGGTNELPMRNQYRSWARYMTETMR
- a CDS encoding AMP-binding protein, with the translated sequence MHTTVHQCFAATAARTPDAEFLFTESVTADAYGIAPGALRWGEAAAQVERLRRAYSAAGWGHGHRVGLLLENRPAFLLHWFALNALGASVVPINAEMRSAELVYLIGHSEIGLAVTLPERAADLRAAAAQAGVAFDTMGPEDVVPPAGKAPPRPHEAIGADTECALLYTSGTTGRPKGCILSNAYFLRAGEWYAALDGVCAIRPDAERVITPLPLNHMNAMAFSTMVVLVAGGCLVQLDRFHPKSWLASARESRATIVHYLGVMPAMLLAAPDSAADKDHAIRWGFGAGVDRKNHAPFEARFGFPLVEAWAMTETGAGACIMAHREPREVGTSCFGRQEDYVEIRLVDDEGRDVPAGMPGELLVRSAGTDPRRYFFSGYLKDEEATREAWTGGWFHTGDLVRRDAEGNFFFVDRKKNVIRRSGENISAVEVESVLNQHPAVKTSAVAATPDSVRGDEVLACIVLRDGLDASERDHIASSIVEHALAQLAYYKAPGYVAFVDALPLTASQKIQRGQLRELAQALPGQPHCIDTRAMKKRQA
- a CDS encoding aromatic-ring-hydroxylating dioxygenase subunit beta yields the protein MSSIARQDLIDFVVHECRLLDARRFEEWNALFSDDAYYWVPATPDQEDGLNHCSHLYEDKLLRDLRIERLKSPRAFSQQPPSRCHHLLQTPTVDVFDEAGNTFVVRTEFHYTESQADELQFYVGTFFHHLKQVDGQLRMTLKRVNLLNCDAALPAVQLFI
- a CDS encoding thiolase family protein — its product is MSRTSKRLSYEGVAVAVPVTVPYVRYSTRSAHWFIGQALEALVKASGVAKEDIDGLSLSSFSLAPDTAVGVTQHLGLSPRWLDHMPTGGASGVMCLRRAARAVQAGDADIVACVGADTNHVDSFRQTLGSFSNFARDASYPYGSGGPNSIFAMITANYMRTYGAKREDFGRIAVDQRTNALRNANAVFKKPLTLDEYMDARPISDPIHLFDCVMPCAGADAFLVMSEARARDLGLPHAVIRGAIERHNAYAEDAVMVQGGWRKDRDDLYAQAGLKPADLDFVQTYDDYPVIVMMQFEDLGFCEKGEGPDFVRANTMTFDGSFPNNTSGGQLSAGQAGAAGGFLGMVEAIRQLTDAAGARTVPDAKLGLVAGFGMVTYDRCLCTGAVILGRPA
- a CDS encoding SDR family NAD(P)-dependent oxidoreductase; the protein is MTMPLMRPKRKNPILRTRQMNLPPGSRGRVALGMTAAAAEGRFELQTCKDCGTVQYPPREACHKCLSPRLYWREQTGEGELISTTTLHHSNDLFFRERLPWRLGLVHLDTGPTLMVHLHGEVGDAPARVRVGARLDRAGQAVLIGFPNEGSAHMADDKMLREMTSDPKFRKALVTDGKTPVGQALVRALVKAGADIVWVGHAEPWKKLGGMDDITALPQVTLVPLDLTNGRSVSELAGEIGGKVDIVINNAEVHRTFGIGARRGTDVAKAEMDINYFGFLRLAQEFGPALKGRSADGVTSATAWVNLLSIYALANFPPHGTFSASKAAAYSLAQCLRAEMRPAGIRVVNVFPGPIDDEWNQHMPPPKVTPSALANAIVKALREGIEDVYPGEVAQEWLERWRDNPKVLERELAAGG